Proteins from one Anastrepha obliqua isolate idAnaObli1 chromosome 2, idAnaObli1_1.0, whole genome shotgun sequence genomic window:
- the LOC129238912 gene encoding protein stoned-A yields the protein MLKLPKGLKKKKKKSKKDKELFTEEELEQYKRELRAKQEAAAAKSDAGESDAASDVEGLAPTAASTSTSAPAPTEATEGSAATSGNGAAAPAVAAKNAAEDEEWAKFKALTSGVDSILHKTQDELDRIKKESFYQRLPSAAEKKRLEEEEAARREAERLEEERRKAAEIEAQRDKLAEAVVELSESEGEQDEEVDDIFATDYIEAITRGEVQLAVVPESPVLEFDDGPDPFDTAYAEKVIVGADKAKGNKKLVSLGAAVEVLSGRVDREHALALAKPKRKLRKGIQNLLLSESIDLADQEVEISVAEPEKNLLDVLDDDVPESDAPIDLSVSLHLHLIQHKKPEEEEEEAEADSGIPDFSEFDALKDDDDDEFAELAAESLTKKDEVKVITQIPLPQPEVLSEVLDADWAEFEQVAEEQTGVVGEDGKVKPARPPPPARPASGPHIVAGAIYVSDDEYDNADDDPFNTAYAEQVIKKTTVLEEDDDFDPRAEEKAGPPVKPPPPAASLLSQPTRDLLGGSATDLSKVGPAPIVPTQEAEEDAADFDPFDTSAVSAIVQPKATELKFLERELLPETNLKHSLSDPDFDPRAEEPTPAVTTARAPAPTRPAPPVQIQNNNKTVDFDTARRKSSLSLNIQSKSVGFLVPSQDLLGAANDGQGNKKPLTPYYAPSGATAKICENKESEDPFDTSYVPETKPSQVELKHLERDLLEKSTLKHSLSDPDFDPRAPPTPVPAEELLTVRENIKAKVLTPSQESKDIPDDSCEYIDPFDTSIASNLQPGRAELKLLESELLPATVPEITTGVLDTQTDAQELGLGDKVLTPSVPVKQITLPEEVDPFDTSIAENLAPGATEIKLLESELIER from the exons ATGCTTAAGTTACCAAAaggcttaaaaaagaaaaagaagaagtcgAAAAAGGATAAAGAGCTCTTCACCGAAGAGGAACTCGAGCAGTATAAACGTGAGTTACGAGCCAAACAGGAGGCAGCCGCTGCTAAATCGGACGCTGGTGAATCGGACGCAGCATCAGACGTTGAGGGTTTAGCACCAACTGCTGCATCCACTTCGACCTCTGCACCGGCGCCAACAGAAGCTACAGAGGGTAGCGCGGCCACAAGTGGTAACGGCGCTGCAGCGCCAGCAGTAGCTGCAAAGAACGCCGCCGAGGACGAAGAGTGGGCCAAATTTAAGGCTCTTACATCGGGTGTTGATTCTATACTTCATAAAACTCAGGACGAGCTAGATCGCATCAAAAAGGAATCTTTCTATCAACGCTTGCCATCAGCAGCGGAGAAGAAGCGTCTCGAGGAAGAGGAAGCAGCTCGCCGTGAGGCGGAGCGCTTAGAGGAGGAGCGCCGTAAGGCTGCTGAAATCGAAGCACAGCGCGACAAATTAGCTGAAGCCGTTGTTGAGCTATCAGAATCTGAAGGTGAACAGGACGAAGAAGTCGATGACATCTTTGCTACCGACTATATAGAAGCAATAACTAGAGGTGAAGTACAGTTAGCTGTTGTACCCGAGTCGCCGGTATTAGAATTTGACGACGGTCCGGATCCTTTCGATACTGCGTATGCGGAAAAGGTTATTGTCGGCGCCGATAAAGCAAAGGGTAATAAGAAACTTGTGAGTCTTGGTGCAGCAGTTGAAGTCCTTTCAGGACGTGTAGATCGTGAGCACGCTCTTGCGCTTGCTAAACCAAAACGTAAGCTACGAAAGGGTATACAAAATTTGCTTCTAAGTGAAAGTATCGATCTTGCCGACCAAGAGGTTGAAATAAGTGTTGCGGAACCGGAAAAGAATTTACTCGATGTGTTAGACGATGATGTGCCAGAGTCAGATGCACCTATTGATTTAAGTGTTTCACTACATTTGCATTTGATACAACACAAAAAACCAGAAGAAGAGGAGGAAGAAGCTGAAGCTGATAGCGGTATACCGGATTTTTCGGAATTCGATGCACTTAaagacgatgatgatgatgagtttGCTGAATTAGCAGCTGAATCCTTGACAAAGAAAGACGAAGTAAAAGTAATCACTCAGATACCACTTCCGCAGCCGGAAGTACTTTCGGAAGTTTTAGACGCTGATTGGGCAGAATTTGAACAAGTAGCCGAGGAACAAACTGGAGTTGTAGGAGAGGACGGCAAAG ttaaaccAGCACGCCCTCCTCCACCGGCTCGACCTGCCAGTGGTCCGCATATCGTAGCTGGTGCTATTTATGTGAGTGACGACGAATACGATAACGCTGACGACGACCCGTTTAACACTGCATACGCTGAGCAAGTTATAAAAAAGACTACCGTACTAGAGGAGGACGACGATTTTGATCCTCGTGCCGAGGAGAAAGCAGGACCGCCCGTCAAGCCTCCACCACCAGCTGCGAGCTTACTATCACAACCAACACGAGATCTTTTGGGTGGCAGTGCCACCGACTTATCTAAGGTTGGTCCTGCCCCTATAGTACCTACTCAAGAAGCCGAAGAAGACGCTGCTGACTTTGATCCATTCGACACCTCAGCTGTCAGTGCAATCGTTCAGCCCAAGGCGACTGAGTTGAAGTTCTTAGAACGAGAACTTTTGCCTGAAACTAATCTCAAACACTCACTTAGTGATCCCGACTTTGATCCACGCGCAGAAGAGCCGACTCCAGCTGTAACAACTGCGAGAGCACCGGCGCCTACACGGCCGGCACCACctgttcaaatacaaaataataacaagacTGTTGACTTTGACACTGCTCGTCGCAAGTCTTCCTTAAGTTTGAACATTCAGTCAAAAAGCGTCGGCTTTTTAGTTCCCTCACAAGACTTACTCGGGGCTGCGAATGACGGTCAAGGCAACAAGAAGCCATTGACACCATATTACGCACCTAGTGGAGCCACAgcgaaaatttgtgaaaataaagaGTCTGAAGACCCATTCGACACATCGTATGTACCAGAAACAAAGCCTTCTCAGGTTGAACTGAAACATCTCGAACGTgatctattagaaaaaagtacaCTTAAACATAGTCTATCCGATCCCGATTTCGATCCACGTGCGCCACCCACACCGGTGCCGGCAGAAGAGCTATTGACTGTAAGAGAAAACATAAAAGCAAAAGTGTTAACGCCATCACAGGAGAGTAAAGATATACCAGACGATAGTTGTGAGTACATAGATCCTTTCGATACATCGATTGCGTCTAACCTACAACCAGGCAGGGCAGAGCTTAAGCTTTTGGAAAGTGAACTTTTGCCTGCCACAGTACCAGAAATCACCACTGGTGTGCTTGATACTCAGACAGACGCACAAGAGCTAGGTCTGGGCGACAAGGTGTTGACGCCTTCTGTTCCTGTGAAGCAAATTACACTCCCCGAAGAAGTTGATCCATTCGATACTTCAATTGCAGAGAACTTAGCACCAGGCGCTACAGAAATTAAGTTGTTAGAGAGCGAGCTTATTGAGCGCTAA
- the LOC129238913 gene encoding protein stoned-B: MANPFLMDDDLGSADADATANPFFSKLDGAESVAEITDNPFGGQSNPFAFGDEPEEGPAPASDIDPAMSFFGTTIEAEDDTLSIKSTAEEEDETSKRGPPPRPVPPLTQELINTVSNQMEETSSELLGRIPATRSPSPVSMRDLHSPSPTPDSGLADLLDVSDSASSSNTQGFDMDLTSSGGNNSADNPFGVPTAIPSLHGATPMPSPAKQQPPRPPPPRPLPPRPAPPSGVPAQHNQPPPRPTPPAPEPVAQPAEPQDSEDLFDMFGTTKPPKPPPPKTKEDILSLFEKPTQPMTKPDLLSDDLVLDSSTEAPADEQDNAGEDPIFSSMLTRPDESTHDITCQPQAADLNISMINNIERKELVINNTKPRAPTPDIEITTVEDLPRSDDEDEPEPEPAPVKPITPVVIETEPSPEGEEDEKEEIEANTAVTAEPAANTSVDSDHSPPTESAATTQAVPESSLDATTEQQNSEFEQMDTGLDFAPASAVASGAASANPFASPDEEEETYPPTSVVTNIFAVDDMDAAAVTNIFTTATDTITTSAVPMNIFAVDAEPETVAVTAPSYTANNIFASEPDEFDAFSAKFDSVKKDNISILDGFGGGSGAVTPSGGDAWGDSAFGSPAATTNAFGATDGFENEDDEFYAMKAPVRAESVESVDKEFNVVIRPKGDSTHAIAPQLAPPPPPARATSGQLSSDTSPAVNPFEDTGFPAPAQSGENKVQRTDSQETPQTPLFDEDVSQPLEDFPRLNYVGPGWEMQLRQPNKKKITGQRFWKKIFVRLVIQNDVPVVQLLNQPSDKQPFQELPLQPSYSVSEIGAQQYDQFGKIFTIKLQYIFYKERPGVRPGQVTKAERITNKLTKFAQYAIAGDYEGVKEFGSDLKKLGLPVEHAPQSSQLFKIGSMNYEDMKQFSVCIEEALFRLPALRERALTYKMEEVQVTAVDEIVVEQDYEGKILKQIARVRLFFLAFLTGMPTIELGVNDMWRQGKEVVGRHDIIPVATEEWIRLEAVEFHSVVNQDEYEKTRTIKFQPPDANYIELLRFRVRPPKNRELPLQLKATWCVTGNKVELRADILVPGFTSRKLGQIPCEDVSVRFPIPECWIYLFRVEKHFRYGSVKSAHRRTGKIKGIERILGAVDTLQESLIEVTSGQAKYEHHHRAIVWRCPRLPKEGQGAYTTHQLVCRMALTSYDQIPSELAPYAFVEFTMPATQVSHTTVRSVSVQDSDADEPPEKYVRYLARHEYKVGIETTHGESTNAYLAATRPIREEPAPKPVASPVPPSDSDTDSN; this comes from the exons ATGGCGAACCCATTCTTAATGGATGATGATTTGGGGAGCGCTGATGCTGACGCAACAGCTAACCCGTTCTTTTCAAAACTCGATGGTGCAGAGAGCGTAGCGGAGATAACGGATAATCCATTTGGTGGTCAATCGAATCCTTTCGCTTTTGGAGATGAACCTGAAGAGGGTCCTGCACCTGCATCTGATATTGATCCAGCAATGAGTTTCTTTGGCACAACTATTGAAGCGGAAGATGATACGCTCAGTATTAAGTCCACCgctgaagaagaagatgaaacTTCTAAGCGAGGTCCACCGCCCAGACCAGTGCCACCGCTAACACAGGAACTCATTAATACAGTTTCCAATCAAATGGAGGAGACAAGCTCAGAGTTGCTCGGACGTATACCGGCCACTCGTTCGCCAAGCCCTGTTTCCATGCGTGATCTACATTCGCCCAGCCCTACACCGGATTCAGGTTTGGCTGATCTTTTAGATGTGTCCGATAGTGCTTCGTCGAGCAATACGCAAGGATTTGACATGGACTTAACTAGCAGTGGTGGCAATAATAGTGCCGACAACCCATTTGGGGTGCCAACGGCCATTCCTAGCTTACATGGCGCCACACCAATGCCATCACCGGCCAAACAGCAACCCCCGCGACCCCCACCTCCACGTCCTTTGCCACCGAGACCGGCACCACCAAGTGGTGTGCCAGCGCAACATAATCAACCGCCTCCAAGACCAACTCCACCAGCACCAGAACCAGTCGCTCAGCCTGCTGAGCCACAAGATTCTGAGGACCTATTTGATATGTTTGGCACAACCAAGCCACCCAAACCTCCACCGCCAAAGACAAAGGAAGATATATTAAGTCTATTCGAAAAACCAACACAACCAATGACTAAACCAGATCTGTTAAGCGATGATCTAGTTTTGGATTCTTCAACTGAAGCACCGGCTGATGAACAAGACAATGCAGGCGAAGATCCTATTTTTAGCTCAATGCTAACACGACCTGATGAGAGTACACATGATATTACATGCCAACCGCAGGCGGCAGACCTAAACATATCGATGATAAATAACATTGAAAGAAAGGAATTAGTAATCAACAACACTAAACCGCGTGCCCCAACTCCGGATATTGAAATAACTACTGTAGAAGATCTGCCACGATCTGACGATGAAGATGAACCAGAACCAGAACCAGCACCTGTAAAACCTATAACGCCAGTAGTCATTGAAACGGAGCCAAGTCCCGAAGGCGAAGAGGACGAGAAAGAAGAAATCGAAGCAAATACTGCTGTAACTGCAGAACCCGCAGCAAATACATCGGTTGATTCCGATCATAGTCCTCCTACAGAATCTGCGGCAACCACACAAGCCGTGCCAGAATCATCGTTGGACGCTACTACCGAACAGCAGAATAGTGAGTTTGAACAAATGGATACAGGTTTGGACTTTGCACCCGCCAGTGCAGTGGCAAGTGGGGCAGCTTCTGCAAATCCTTTCGCTAGCCCTGATGAGGAAGAAGAGACCTATCCACCAACTTCTGTGGTGACGAATATTTTTGCAGTCGACGATATGGACGCTGCAGCAGTGACGAATATTTTTACTACAGCGACGGATACGATCACAACTtctgctgtgccaatgaatatTTTTGCAGTGGATGCTGAACCAGAAACAGTGGCAGTTACGGCACCATCATACACAGCTAATAATATCTTCGCCAGTGAACCGGATGAATTTGATGCTTTCTCCGCCAAATTTGATTCCGTTAAGAAGGATAATATAAGTATACTTGATGGCTTTGGTGGTGGTTCTGGTGCAGTGACACCATCGGGCGGAGATG cTTGGGGTGATAGCGCATTTGGTTCACCTGCTGCAACCACCAACGCCTTTGGCGCAACCGATggtttcgaaaatgaggatgatgAGTTTTACGCAATGAAAGCACCCGTTCGCGCTGAATCTGTGGAGTCTGTAGACAAGGAATTTAATGTTGTCATCCGACCTAAAGGTGATAGCACACACGCAATTGCACCGCAATTGgcaccaccaccgccaccgGCACGCGCGACCAGCGGTCAACTCTCAAGCGATACATCGCCTGCTGTTAACCCATTTGAGGATACAGGCTTCCCAGCACCAGCTCAAAGTGGCGAAAATAAGGTCCAACGCACTGATTCCCAGGAAACACCACAAACACCGTTGTTCGATGAAGACGTATCACAGCCCCTCGAAGATTTTCCACGTTTGAATTATGTCGGACCTGGTTGGGAAATGCAACTACGACAaccgaacaaaaagaaaataaccgGCCAGAGGTTCTGGAAGAAAATCTTTGTGCGCTTGGTGATACAGAACGATGTGCCTGTCGTGCAATTGCTCAATCAGCCATCAGACAAGCAACCATTCCAAGAATTGCCCCTTCAGCCCTCCTATTCTGTCTCCGAGATCGGCGCACAACAGTACGATCAGTTTGGAAAGATTTTCACCATAAAGCTACAGTACATATTCTATAAAGAACGCCCCGGTGTGCGACCAGGACAAGTGACTAAAGCAGAACGGATCACTAATAAACTTACAAAATTTGCACAATATGCCATTGCGGGCGATTACGAGGGCGTGAAGGAGTTTGGAAGTGATTTGAAAAAGTTGGGCTTACCTGTTGAACATGCGCCACAATCATCGCAACTATTTAAGATTGGATCGATGAACTACGAAGACATGAAACAGTTCTCGGTATGTATCGAAGAGGCACTCTTCCGTTTGCCGGCGTTGCGTGAACGCGCGCTAACCTATAAAATGGAGGAGGTACAGGTGACGGCAGTCGATGAAATTGTTGTAGAGCAGGACTATGAGggcaaaattttgaaacaaatagCGCGTGTGCGTCTGTTCTTTCTAGCTTTTCTCACAG GTATGCCCACTATCGAATTGGGCGTGAATGATATGTGGCGCCAGGGCAAAGAAGTGGTGGGCAGACACGACATCATACCTGTAGCCACCGAGGAGTGGATACGATTAGAAGCTGTCGAATTTCATAGTGTGGTTAATCAAGACGAGTATGAGAAGACGCGTACAATTAA GTTCCAGCCACCGGATGCGAATTATATAGAGTTACTACGTTTCCGCGTGCGTCCACCCAAAAATCGCGAACTTCCATTACAGCTCAAAGCCACTTGGTGTGTAACCGGCAATAAGGTCGAGTTGCGTGCCGATATACTTGTGCCGGGCTTTACTTCACGCAAATTGGGGCAAATACCATGCGAAGATGTCTCTGTGCGATTTCCCATACCGGAATGTTGGATCTACTTATTCCGCGTAGAGAAGCACTTTAG gtATGGCTCTGTCAAGTCTGCCCACAGACGTACCGGCAAAATTAAAGGCATTGAACGCATTTTGGGTGCAGTCGATACGCTGCAAGAGTCACTAATCGAGGTCACCTCAGGGCAGGCGAAATATGAACATCATCATCGCGCGATCGTTTGGCGTTGTCCGCGCTTGCCAAAAGAGGGACAAG GCGCTTATACTACACATCAATTGGTTTGTCGCATGGCACTCACCTCCTACGATCAAATACCGAGCGAACTGGCACCCTATGCCTTCGTCGAATTCACAATGCCAGCGACACAAGTCTCACATACGACAGTGCGTTCGGTGAGCGTACAGGACTCGGATGCCGATGAGCCGCCAGAAAAATATGTGCGCTATTTGGCAAGGCACGAATACAA GGTTGGCATTGAGACCACACATGGCGAATCCACAAATGCTTACTTGGCAGCTACGCGTCCGATACGTGAGGAGCCAGCACCTAAACCAGTGGCATCTCCAGTGCCACCAAGTGATTCGGATACAGATTCGAATTAA